A window from Ignavibacteriota bacterium encodes these proteins:
- a CDS encoding zinc dependent phospholipase C family protein: MPSGITHILLAKNTLLHDLPPNLRLILQSGMDFFQIGSVAPDLPYASIADDDFFFSTESDLADKFHYEKTYQLPIYALDELNKNKLKLTKKQIRYAFCFFIGYIAHIVADGIIHPFIRDMVGDYHEHQEEHRVLEMKLDVLLYDYLTESSGSALNLNNTNLHDQLLNPTFLPEINIVLDYFIKMIEKTYNKKYSKNDILGWINGLHRMFGIAEGEHPFIYKIIGIIDVFLFKDYCELRANKDKYLVLTKPVDRDLNFLKKPKIHYFDDILPHYYSRLIPILKKSFNYIYLNGEPITELDIPGIDLDTGRPLASNNDLDLIPSFWV; this comes from the coding sequence ATGCCTAGTGGAATTACTCATATTTTATTAGCAAAAAATACGCTTTTGCATGATCTTCCTCCAAATCTTAGGCTGATATTGCAATCCGGAATGGACTTTTTTCAAATCGGGTCTGTGGCTCCGGATTTACCTTACGCAAGTATTGCTGACGATGATTTTTTCTTTTCTACAGAAAGTGATTTAGCTGATAAATTCCACTATGAAAAAACTTACCAATTACCGATTTATGCACTAGATGAATTGAATAAAAATAAATTGAAACTAACAAAAAAACAGATTAGATATGCATTCTGCTTTTTTATTGGATACATTGCTCATATTGTTGCCGATGGCATTATTCATCCTTTTATAAGGGATATGGTCGGAGATTACCACGAACATCAAGAGGAACACAGAGTTCTTGAAATGAAATTAGACGTGCTTTTATATGATTATCTTACTGAATCAAGTGGTTCTGCACTTAATCTAAATAACACAAATTTACATGATCAGTTACTAAACCCAACGTTTCTACCAGAAATAAATATAGTGTTGGATTATTTTATCAAAATGATTGAAAAAACGTATAATAAAAAGTATTCTAAAAATGATATTCTCGGATGGATTAATGGGTTACATAGAATGTTCGGAATTGCTGAAGGAGAACATCCATTTATTTATAAAATAATTGGAATTATTGATGTATTTCTTTTTAAAGATTATTGTGAACTTCGAGCAAATAAGGACAAGTATTTAGTTTTAACAAAACCGGTAGACCGGGATTTAAATTTTCTCAAAAAACCAAAAATCCATTATTTTGATGATATATTACCTCATTATTATTCACGTTTAATCCCTATTTTGAAGAAATCATTTAACTACATTTATTTGAATGGGGAACCGATTACTGAGTTAGATATCCCGGGAATTGATTTGGATACTGGCAGGCCATTAGCTTCTAATAATGATCTTGACTTAATTCCTTCATTTTGGGTTTAG
- a CDS encoding cation transporter, with protein sequence MNKKTLKEEILISIVVVGSYFLKASVKLITGLIYSIPPLIADGLHGLIDIAEHGFLVLGGKFSRKSAKDKYPIDRQPLLDLLGMIIFGGLLIFGLSLVVQAIQVLIGSLLYFGWMDKSIANWIVSENKTQIISIKTEYLLIASFVMFFSFLLSEFVFRYENRFAEKTHRSELKADAMELRGDGLLELSLGISLIITWGLNLLLKNSYENSHLDAISAIFIGFITIGLGVYLIIIAIPEFYENYKNLMNQAIKQEKRTKLENEIEKRLPEHCNIIKPIVGYHRGDQLFIKGHIQIDRNLMQSSDVIISNCEKLSKVILSEPGKDIFTQFSPIFNWSEKIIIEDLNIILTSIFNVDVNSSYGEAFRSMKLGKLNEALNLIKSSNNYKKNEELLSIFILGECHLQMLGVSDSKTIEIASQIENKLLTNDNEIYNSIFLAWLLIYYTKLSQFDKHIKDSLISLVNDIEKLLNNNNQPDYVMAELYFSLGFFWERRFDYDLNKCRQLYKKSEFYYSKSGIRSEIDRLVNTLGHLETLLYSLGDAELHLNLANEIREIKQDKLGLAYTYGSLGDLRVKMGLFDEALFYYEEDIKLLIELNFNHLIPSLNVKKGELLIRKGVIEKDTDNIWIGINLCKDSKNKLSDPFFAKKGIIKGYLCLLTLDDSSVARKVYINEITNYLNSLEPKNSYQEAFYNRLKGRYDGMIGNCENAKSLLQKSSESFHKMRDPLFNIFNGIQEIVSLVEVDKWELYSRNNKSVNSIKNLEDYLQSLGGLLGGAKITINELVEGVIETKNKTKEELIKKIDLLIWHLEG encoded by the coding sequence ATGAATAAAAAGACTTTAAAAGAGGAAATACTAATTTCTATAGTAGTAGTTGGTAGCTACTTTTTAAAAGCGTCAGTTAAACTTATAACAGGATTAATATACTCTATACCTCCATTGATTGCTGATGGACTACATGGATTAATAGATATAGCTGAACATGGTTTTTTAGTTTTAGGTGGAAAATTTTCACGGAAATCTGCCAAAGATAAATATCCGATAGATCGCCAACCTTTATTAGATCTGTTGGGAATGATAATTTTTGGTGGACTTTTAATTTTTGGATTATCACTTGTTGTACAAGCAATTCAAGTATTAATTGGTTCCTTACTCTATTTTGGGTGGATGGATAAAAGTATTGCAAATTGGATAGTTTCTGAGAATAAAACTCAAATAATATCAATTAAAACTGAATATTTATTAATTGCAAGTTTTGTTATGTTTTTTTCATTTTTATTAAGTGAATTTGTTTTTCGATACGAGAATAGATTTGCTGAAAAAACTCATCGCTCAGAATTAAAAGCTGATGCAATGGAATTAAGGGGTGATGGTTTGTTAGAATTAAGTTTGGGAATAAGTTTAATAATTACATGGGGTTTAAACTTACTTCTTAAAAATAGTTACGAGAACTCACATTTAGATGCAATTTCTGCCATTTTTATAGGATTTATCACAATTGGTCTTGGAGTTTACCTTATTATAATAGCTATTCCAGAATTCTATGAAAATTATAAAAATTTAATGAATCAAGCTATAAAACAAGAAAAAAGAACAAAATTAGAAAATGAAATTGAAAAGCGATTACCGGAACATTGCAACATTATTAAACCCATTGTCGGTTACCATAGAGGTGACCAACTATTTATAAAAGGTCATATTCAAATTGATAGAAATCTTATGCAATCATCTGATGTTATTATTTCAAATTGTGAAAAACTATCTAAAGTTATCTTATCAGAACCTGGAAAGGATATATTCACTCAATTTAGTCCCATTTTTAATTGGTCAGAGAAGATAATTATTGAAGATTTAAATATCATATTGACATCTATTTTCAATGTTGACGTTAACTCATCTTACGGTGAAGCATTTAGATCAATGAAGCTTGGTAAATTAAATGAGGCATTGAATCTTATAAAGTCAAGTAATAATTATAAAAAAAATGAAGAATTGTTATCAATATTTATTTTGGGTGAATGTCATCTTCAAATGTTAGGAGTAAGTGACTCAAAAACAATTGAAATAGCAAGTCAAATAGAGAATAAACTTTTAACTAATGATAACGAAATTTATAATTCAATATTCTTAGCATGGCTTCTTATATATTATACTAAACTATCCCAATTTGATAAACATATCAAAGACTCATTAATAAGCCTTGTAAATGATATTGAAAAACTTTTGAATAACAATAATCAGCCAGATTATGTGATGGCCGAACTATATTTTTCTTTAGGTTTTTTTTGGGAAAGACGTTTTGACTATGATCTCAATAAATGTAGACAGTTATACAAAAAATCAGAATTTTATTATTCAAAAAGTGGAATCAGATCAGAAATAGATAGACTTGTAAATACATTAGGACATCTTGAAACCCTTTTGTATTCTTTAGGAGATGCTGAATTACATTTGAATTTAGCAAATGAAATTCGGGAAATTAAACAAGATAAATTAGGATTAGCTTATACCTATGGTAGTCTAGGTGATTTACGTGTGAAAATGGGATTATTCGATGAGGCACTTTTTTATTATGAAGAAGATATAAAACTACTTATTGAATTGAATTTTAATCATTTAATTCCTTCACTAAATGTAAAGAAAGGTGAGTTATTAATTAGGAAGGGAGTGATAGAAAAAGATACAGATAATATTTGGATAGGAATAAATTTGTGTAAAGACTCAAAGAACAAACTTTCGGATCCTTTCTTTGCTAAGAAGGGGATAATCAAAGGATATCTGTGTTTATTGACATTAGATGATAGTAGTGTAGCGCGGAAAGTGTATATAAATGAAATAACAAATTATTTAAATTCATTAGAACCGAAAAATTCTTACCAAGAAGCATTCTACAATAGACTAAAAGGTAGATACGACGGAATGATTGGGAATTGTGAAAATGCAAAAAGTTTATTGCAAAAATCTTCGGAATCGTTTCACAAAATGAGAGATCCATTATTTAATATATTCAACGGAATCCAAGAGATTGTAAGTTTAGTAGAAGTTGATAAATGGGAACTTTATAGTAGAAATAATAAATCAGTAAACTCTATTAAAAATCTTGAAGATTATCTTCAATCACTTGGTGGCTTACTTGGTGGTGCAAAGATTACCATAAATGAATTAGTTGAAGGTGTAATTGAGACAAAAAATAAAACCAAAGAAGAACTAATAAAAAAAATTGATTTACTAATATGGCACCTTGAGGGATAA